A window from Chiroxiphia lanceolata isolate bChiLan1 chromosome 3, bChiLan1.pri, whole genome shotgun sequence encodes these proteins:
- the WASF1 gene encoding wiskott-Aldrich syndrome protein family member 1 isoform X1 — MPLVKRNIDPRHLCHTALPRGIKNELECVTNISLANIIRQLSSLSKYAEDIFGELFNEAHSFSFRVNSLQERVDRLSVSVTQLDPKEEELSLQDITMRKAFRSSTIQDQQLFDRKTLPIPLQETYDICEQPPPLNILTPYRDDGKEGLKFYTNPSYFFDLWKEKMLQDTEDKRKEKRKQKQKNLDRPHEPEKVPRAPHDRRREWQKLAQGPELAEDDANLLHKHIEVANGPASHFESRSQAYVDHMDGSYSLSALPYSQMSELLNRAEERVLVRPHEPPPPPPMHGAGDVKPVPPCVSSTTGLVENRPQSPATGRTPVFVSPTPPPPPPPPLPSALSTSSLRAAMTSTPPPPVPPPPPPPTAALQAPAVPPPPAPLQIAPGVLHPAPPPVAPPIAQASPPVTRAAQVCETVPVHPVPPQAEVQGLPPPPPPPPLPPPGIRPSSPVTVANLSHPPPVLHPPPTTIVPGPHAPLMPPSPPSQVIPAPEPKRHPSTLPVISDARSVLLEAIRKGIQLRKVEEQREQEAKHERIENDVATILSRRIAVEYSDSEDDSEFDEVDWLE; from the exons gtAAATATGCTGAAGATATATTTGGTGAACTTTTCAATGAAGCACACAGTTTCTCATTTAGAGTCAACTCCTTACAGGAGCGTGTAGATCGCTTATCTGTCAGTGTTACACAACTCGATCCAAAGGAAGAGGAAT TGTCACTGCAGGACATTACAATGAGAAAAGCTTTTCGGAGTTCCACAATTCAAGATCAACAGCTGTTTGACCGCAAAACTCTGCCTATTCCTTTGCAAGAAACTTACGATATTTGTGAACAGCCTCCTCCACTTAACATTCTCACCCCTTACAG GGATGATGGAAAAGAGGGTTTGAAGTTCTATACCAATCCTTCATATTTCTTTGatctgtggaaggaaaaaatgttgcAGGACACCGAggacaaaagaaaggaaaagaggaagcaGAAG CAGAAAAATCTAGATCGTCCTCACGAACCGGAAAAAGTGCCAAGGGCACCTCATGACAGACGGAGAGAGTGGCAGAAGTTAGCCCAAGGTCCAGAGCTTGCAGAAGATGATGCTAACCTCTTACATAAACACATTGAAGTTGCAAATGGCCCAGCTTCACATTTTGAATCAAG ATCTCAAGCATATGTGGACCATATGGATGGATCATATTCACTTTCTGCATTACCCTATAGCCAGATGTCCGAACTTCTGAACAGAGCTGAGGAGCGAGTGTTGGTCAGACCACACGAACCACCGCCACCACCTCCAATGCATGGAGCAGGAGATGTGAAACCTGTGCCTCCTTGTGTTAG TTCTACTACTGGCTTGGTAGAAAATCGTCCTCAGTCACCAGCAACAGGCAGAACACCAGTGTTTGTGAGccccactcctcctcctccaccaccaccacctcttCCATCTGCTTTGTCAACTTCATCATTAAGAGCTGCAATGACTtccacccctccacccccagtcccacccccaccaccccctcccacagctgctctgcaggccccagctgtgccacctccaccagctcctctccagATAGCTCCTGGAGTTCTACATCCAGCCCCACCTCCAGTTGCTCCTCCCATAGCACAAGCCTCTCCCCCTGTCACTAGAGCTGCCCAAGTGTGTGAAACTGTACCTGTTCACCCAGTTCCTCCACAAGCTGAAGTACAGGGACTTCCTCCACCACCCCCACCTCCTCCCTTGCCACCTCCGGGCATTCGACCCTCCTCCCCTGTCACAGTTGCAAACCTTTCTCACCCTCCTCCCGTTCTTCACCCTCCTCCCACAACCATTGTTCCTGGCCCCCATGCACCCCTAATGCCTCCATCTCCACCATCTCAAGTGATTCCTGCTCCTGAACCCAAACGCCATCCTTCAACTCTTCCTGTAATCAGTGATGCTAGAAGCGTTCTGCTGGAAGCAATACGGAAAG GTATTCAGCTACGCAAAGTTGAAGAGCAACGTGAACAAGAAGCTAAACATGAGCGCATTGAGAATGATGTTGCTACTATACTCTCTCGTCGCATTGCTGTGGAATACAGTGATTCAGAAGATGATTCAGAATTTGATGAAGTAGATTGGCTGGAGTAA
- the WASF1 gene encoding wiskott-Aldrich syndrome protein family member 1 isoform X2: MPLVKRNIDPRHLCHTALPRGIKNELECVTNISLANIIRQLSSLSKYAEDIFGELFNEAHSFSFRVNSLQERVDRLSVSVTQLDPKEEELSLQDITMRKAFRSSTIQDQQLFDRKTLPIPLQETYDICEQPPPLNILTPYRDDGKEGLKFYTNPSYFFDLWKEKMLQDTEDKRKEKRKQKKNLDRPHEPEKVPRAPHDRRREWQKLAQGPELAEDDANLLHKHIEVANGPASHFESRSQAYVDHMDGSYSLSALPYSQMSELLNRAEERVLVRPHEPPPPPPMHGAGDVKPVPPCVSSTTGLVENRPQSPATGRTPVFVSPTPPPPPPPPLPSALSTSSLRAAMTSTPPPPVPPPPPPPTAALQAPAVPPPPAPLQIAPGVLHPAPPPVAPPIAQASPPVTRAAQVCETVPVHPVPPQAEVQGLPPPPPPPPLPPPGIRPSSPVTVANLSHPPPVLHPPPTTIVPGPHAPLMPPSPPSQVIPAPEPKRHPSTLPVISDARSVLLEAIRKGIQLRKVEEQREQEAKHERIENDVATILSRRIAVEYSDSEDDSEFDEVDWLE, encoded by the exons gtAAATATGCTGAAGATATATTTGGTGAACTTTTCAATGAAGCACACAGTTTCTCATTTAGAGTCAACTCCTTACAGGAGCGTGTAGATCGCTTATCTGTCAGTGTTACACAACTCGATCCAAAGGAAGAGGAAT TGTCACTGCAGGACATTACAATGAGAAAAGCTTTTCGGAGTTCCACAATTCAAGATCAACAGCTGTTTGACCGCAAAACTCTGCCTATTCCTTTGCAAGAAACTTACGATATTTGTGAACAGCCTCCTCCACTTAACATTCTCACCCCTTACAG GGATGATGGAAAAGAGGGTTTGAAGTTCTATACCAATCCTTCATATTTCTTTGatctgtggaaggaaaaaatgttgcAGGACACCGAggacaaaagaaaggaaaagaggaagcaGAAG AAAAATCTAGATCGTCCTCACGAACCGGAAAAAGTGCCAAGGGCACCTCATGACAGACGGAGAGAGTGGCAGAAGTTAGCCCAAGGTCCAGAGCTTGCAGAAGATGATGCTAACCTCTTACATAAACACATTGAAGTTGCAAATGGCCCAGCTTCACATTTTGAATCAAG ATCTCAAGCATATGTGGACCATATGGATGGATCATATTCACTTTCTGCATTACCCTATAGCCAGATGTCCGAACTTCTGAACAGAGCTGAGGAGCGAGTGTTGGTCAGACCACACGAACCACCGCCACCACCTCCAATGCATGGAGCAGGAGATGTGAAACCTGTGCCTCCTTGTGTTAG TTCTACTACTGGCTTGGTAGAAAATCGTCCTCAGTCACCAGCAACAGGCAGAACACCAGTGTTTGTGAGccccactcctcctcctccaccaccaccacctcttCCATCTGCTTTGTCAACTTCATCATTAAGAGCTGCAATGACTtccacccctccacccccagtcccacccccaccaccccctcccacagctgctctgcaggccccagctgtgccacctccaccagctcctctccagATAGCTCCTGGAGTTCTACATCCAGCCCCACCTCCAGTTGCTCCTCCCATAGCACAAGCCTCTCCCCCTGTCACTAGAGCTGCCCAAGTGTGTGAAACTGTACCTGTTCACCCAGTTCCTCCACAAGCTGAAGTACAGGGACTTCCTCCACCACCCCCACCTCCTCCCTTGCCACCTCCGGGCATTCGACCCTCCTCCCCTGTCACAGTTGCAAACCTTTCTCACCCTCCTCCCGTTCTTCACCCTCCTCCCACAACCATTGTTCCTGGCCCCCATGCACCCCTAATGCCTCCATCTCCACCATCTCAAGTGATTCCTGCTCCTGAACCCAAACGCCATCCTTCAACTCTTCCTGTAATCAGTGATGCTAGAAGCGTTCTGCTGGAAGCAATACGGAAAG GTATTCAGCTACGCAAAGTTGAAGAGCAACGTGAACAAGAAGCTAAACATGAGCGCATTGAGAATGATGTTGCTACTATACTCTCTCGTCGCATTGCTGTGGAATACAGTGATTCAGAAGATGATTCAGAATTTGATGAAGTAGATTGGCTGGAGTAA